The Ahaetulla prasina isolate Xishuangbanna chromosome 3, ASM2864084v1, whole genome shotgun sequence genome window below encodes:
- the LOC131194180 gene encoding proto-oncogene Mas-like: MAKLWYVCRKCRAKPALLNGSVALICILGLVGNGRIIYLLAFSIKRNSFTTFILNLSITDCGVLTSFIIAAVFVAVLTLHKSTNLPFAFVFLFLELFFFTYSASRFLLTAISLDRCVGVLFPCWHRCHRPPYLPTLLCLLTWNLSFLLSAVHLILYQTTNFGILLFCFQIIVNGLLCTPLMVVSAVTLWIRMKSKSQRSQRKLLTTILLALLFFFLFSLPMDVFYVIEYFGSYNPLLLTVGIGCTALNRSINPLLYFLVGRKKRGKEQPRATLKVALQRIFKDQQGSPEDQKTMEETCL, translated from the exons ATGGCGAAACTCTGGTACGTGTGCCggaagt gcagagctaaaccggcccttctcAATGGCTCCGTTGCCCTTATTTGTATTTTAGgcctggtgggaaatggaaggataatTTATCTCCTGGCCTTTTCCATTAAGAGGAATTCTTTCACCACTTTCATCCTGAACCTCTCAATCACAGATTGTGGGGTCCTCACATCCTTTATTATTGCAGCTGTTTTTGTGGCTGTTTTAACTCTGCATAAAAGCACTAATCTTCCGTTTGCCTTTGTCTTCTTATTTCTTGAGCTCTTTTTCTTCACCTATTCTGCTAGCCGGTTTCTGCTGACGGCCATCAGCCTGGACAGGTGTGTGGGTGTTCTTTTCCCATGCTGGCATCGCTGCCATCGTCCTCCGTATTTGCCCACCCTTCTTTGTCTCCTCACCTGGAACCTCTCCTTCCTGCTCTCTGCGGTGCATCTCATTCTTTACCAAACTACCAACTTTGGAATCTTACTTTTCTGTTTTCAGATTATTGTGAATGGCTTACTTTGTACACCTCTCATGGTTGTGTCTGCTGTGACCCTCTGGATTCGTATGAAGTCTAAATCTCAACGCAGTCAAAGGAAGCTGCTCACAACCATCTTGCtggctctcctcttcttctttcttttttctctcccaatGGATGTCTTTTATGTCATTGAATATTTTGGTTCCTATAATCCCCTCCTCCTGACCGTTGGGATAGGATGCACGGCTCTCAACAGGAGCATCAACCCACTCCTTTATTTCTtagtggggaggaagaagaggggaaaggAGCAGCCAAGAGCAACTTTGAAGGTGGCTCTGCAAAGAATCTTCAAGGATCAGCAAGGCAGCCCAGAAGATCAGAAAACTATGGAGGAGACCTGTTTGTGA